The following are encoded in a window of Citrobacter freundii genomic DNA:
- the ybgI gene encoding radiation resistance protein YbgI: MKNTELEQLINDKLNSAAISDYAPNGLQVEGKETVHKIVTGVTASQALLDEAVRLGADAVIVHHGYFWKGESPVIRGMKRHRLKTLLENDINLYGWHLPLDAHPELGNNAQLAALLGITVMGEIEPLVPWGELAMPVPGLEFASWIEARLGRKPLWCGDSGPEKIQRVAWCTGGGQSFIDSAARFGVDAFITGEVSEQTIHSAREQGLHFYAAGHHATERGGIRALSEWLNENTELDVSFIDIPNPA, encoded by the coding sequence ATGAAAAACACCGAGCTGGAACAACTGATCAACGACAAACTGAACAGCGCCGCGATTAGCGACTATGCGCCGAATGGTTTGCAGGTTGAGGGCAAAGAGACGGTGCATAAAATCGTGACCGGCGTGACAGCAAGCCAGGCCTTGCTGGATGAGGCTGTGCGCCTGGGCGCTGATGCGGTCATCGTTCATCACGGTTACTTCTGGAAAGGCGAATCTCCGGTAATTCGTGGCATGAAGCGCCATCGTCTGAAAACGCTGCTGGAAAATGACATCAACCTGTATGGCTGGCACCTGCCGTTGGATGCTCACCCGGAGCTGGGTAACAACGCACAGCTGGCGGCGCTGTTGGGCATTACCGTGATGGGTGAAATCGAGCCGTTGGTACCGTGGGGTGAACTTGCCATGCCGGTGCCGGGGCTGGAATTTGCCTCGTGGATTGAGGCGCGTTTAGGGCGTAAACCATTGTGGTGTGGCGATAGCGGGCCGGAAAAAATTCAGCGCGTTGCCTGGTGCACCGGGGGAGGGCAGAGCTTCATTGATAGCGCGGCCCGTTTTGGTGTTGATGCATTTATTACCGGCGAAGTCTCAGAACAAACTATTCACTCAGCCCGTGAGCAGGGGCTGCATTTCTATGCCGCCGGACACCATGCCACCGAACGCGGCGGTATCCGGGCGTTAAGTGAATGGCTGAATGAAAATACCGAGCTGGATGTATCGTTTATCGATATTCCTAACCCCGCCTAA
- the dtpD gene encoding dipeptide permease DtpD has protein sequence MNKHASQPRAIYYVVALQIWEYFSFYGMRALLILYLTNQLKYNDTHAYALFSAYCSLVYVTPILGGYLADKVLGNRMAVMIGALLMAVGHLVLGASEMAPAFLYLSLAIIVCGYGLFKSNISCLLGELYHNDDPRRDGGFSLLYAAGNIGSIIAPIACGYVQEEYSWAMGFALAAIGMLAGLVIFLCGNRHFAHTTGVNKTVLCARTFVLPNWAWLLVLLVAAPLLITVLFWKEWSVYALIVATVIGLAVLAKIYRQAQTQKQRKELGLIVTLTFFSLLFWAFAQQGGSSISLYIDRFVNRDILGYSIPTAMFQSVNAFAVMLCGIVLAWVVKESVSGNRTVRIWGKFALGLGLMSAGFCILTLSARWSAAYGHSSMPLMVLGLAVMGFAELFIDPVAMSQITRIEIPGVTGVLTGIYMLLSGAIANYLAGVIADQTSQGAFDASGAINYSINAYIDVFSEITWGALACVALVLLIWLYQSLKFKKRALALES, from the coding sequence ATGAATAAACACGCATCTCAGCCACGCGCAATTTATTACGTCGTCGCGCTGCAAATTTGGGAATACTTCAGTTTTTACGGCATGCGCGCCCTGCTGATCCTGTATCTCACCAACCAACTCAAGTACAACGATACTCATGCGTATGCGTTGTTCAGCGCTTACTGTTCGCTGGTGTATGTCACGCCTATTCTTGGCGGATACCTGGCGGATAAGGTCCTTGGTAACCGTATGGCGGTGATGATTGGCGCATTGTTAATGGCGGTTGGACATCTGGTACTGGGTGCCAGTGAAATGGCGCCAGCGTTCCTATATTTATCTTTGGCGATCATTGTCTGCGGCTACGGTCTGTTTAAATCCAACATTAGCTGCCTGCTGGGTGAGCTGTATCACAACGACGATCCGCGCCGCGACGGCGGGTTCTCACTGCTCTACGCCGCCGGAAATATCGGTTCGATTATCGCCCCCATTGCCTGTGGCTATGTGCAGGAAGAATACAGCTGGGCGATGGGCTTCGCGCTGGCCGCAATTGGTATGCTGGCAGGACTGGTGATTTTCTTGTGCGGCAACCGGCATTTCGCCCATACAACCGGCGTCAACAAAACGGTCCTGTGTGCCAGAACGTTTGTTCTGCCAAACTGGGCCTGGCTGTTAGTGCTGCTGGTCGCCGCACCGCTGCTAATTACCGTTCTGTTCTGGAAAGAGTGGTCCGTATATGCGCTAATCGTCGCCACCGTCATTGGTCTGGCCGTTCTGGCTAAAATTTACCGTCAGGCACAAACGCAAAAGCAGCGCAAAGAACTGGGGCTTATCGTCACGCTAACGTTCTTCAGTCTGTTATTCTGGGCCTTTGCACAGCAAGGCGGCAGCTCCATCAGCCTGTATATCGACCGCTTTGTGAATCGCGATATTCTGGGATATTCCATTCCTACCGCCATGTTCCAGTCGGTTAACGCCTTTGCCGTGATGCTGTGCGGCATCGTGCTGGCCTGGGTAGTCAAAGAAAGCGTCAGTGGTAATCGTACCGTGCGCATCTGGGGAAAATTTGCCCTCGGCCTGGGGTTGATGAGCGCCGGATTCTGTATTCTGACCTTAAGCGCCCGCTGGTCCGCCGCTTACGGCCACTCCTCGATGCCGCTGATGGTGTTGGGGCTGGCGGTAATGGGATTTGCCGAACTGTTTATCGACCCGGTCGCCATGTCGCAGATTACGCGCATTGAGATCCCTGGCGTCACCGGCGTGTTAACCGGAATCTATATGCTGTTGTCCGGCGCTATTGCCAACTATCTGGCGGGGGTGATTGCCGACCAGACGTCACAAGGCGCGTTTGATGCCTCCGGGGCCATCAACTATTCCATCAACGCGTATATTGACGTCTTTAGCGAAATTACCTGGGGTGCGTTGGCCTGCGTGGCGCTGGTGCTGCTGATTTGGCTGTACCAGTCACTTAAATTTAAAAAACGCGCGCTGGCGCTAGAGTCCTGA
- a CDS encoding Rpn family recombination-promoting nuclease/putative transposase, with translation MTTPATSTPHDAVFKTFLRHPETARDFLDIHLPASLRTLCDLSTLKLESESFIDADLRSRYSDVLWSLHTREGDGYVYVVIEHQSSADPHMAFRLLRYAMAAMQRHLDAGHKELPLVIPMLFYHGCRSPYPYSLCWLDAFADPVAAKQLYASAFPLVDITVVPDDDIMAHRRMALLELMQKHIRQRDLMGLVEQLSTLLLTGCTNDTQLQAMFNYILQSGDESRFTEFMQEMTQRIPQHKERLMTIAERLRLDGVQEGLQQGLQQGKQEAALRIALTMLAQGIDREMVLLITGLAEEDLAANNA, from the coding sequence ATGACAACGCCAGCGACGTCCACACCGCATGATGCGGTATTCAAAACATTTTTACGCCATCCCGAAACAGCGCGCGATTTCCTCGACATTCACCTTCCGGCTTCTCTGCGGACGCTTTGCGATTTATCCACGCTGAAACTGGAGTCAGAGAGCTTTATCGACGCTGATTTACGTTCCCGCTACTCCGATGTGCTCTGGTCTTTACACACACGCGAAGGCGATGGTTATGTTTATGTTGTTATAGAGCATCAGAGTTCAGCCGATCCGCATATGGCCTTTCGTCTGCTGCGTTATGCGATGGCAGCTATGCAGCGCCATCTGGACGCCGGGCACAAGGAATTACCGCTGGTTATTCCGATGCTGTTTTATCATGGCTGTCGAAGCCCGTACCCGTATTCACTGTGCTGGTTGGATGCGTTCGCCGATCCCGTGGCGGCAAAGCAACTTTATGCCAGCGCATTTCCGCTGGTGGATATAACGGTTGTGCCAGATGACGACATCATGGCTCACAGGCGAATGGCGTTGCTGGAACTGATGCAAAAGCATATCCGTCAGCGGGATTTGATGGGGCTGGTAGAGCAACTGAGCACACTGCTACTAACAGGTTGCACTAATGACACGCAGCTACAGGCGATGTTTAATTACATTCTGCAATCCGGCGATGAATCTCGTTTCACTGAATTTATGCAAGAGATGACGCAACGGATCCCCCAACACAAGGAGAGGCTGATGACTATTGCGGAGCGGTTACGGTTAGATGGAGTACAGGAAGGACTGCAACAAGGACTACAGCAAGGTAAGCAAGAAGCCGCGTTGCGTATTGCGCTAACCATGCTGGCACAAGGAATAGATCGCGAAATGGTATTACTGATTACCGGTTTGGCTGAAGAGGATTTGGCAGCGAATAATGCGTAA
- the phrB gene encoding deoxyribodipyrimidine photo-lyase, protein MTTHLVWFRRDLRLHDNLALAAACRDRSARVLVLYISTPEQWAAHDMSARQAAFISVQLNALHAALAEKGIPLLFHEVADFAASVETVKRVCAQHDVSRLFYNYQYEINERQRDARVEKQLPDVVCEGFDDSVILPPGAVMTGNHEMYKVFTPFKNAWLKRIKDGIPECVSAPMVRDSGALTAPLTPLTLNYPQQDFDAALFPAQEKRAIAQLRQFCQQAASDYEQQRDYPAIEGTSRLSASLATGGLSPRQCLNRLLAEQPKALEGGAGSVWLNELIWREFYRHLMTWYPALCRYQPFIRWTDRVQWQNNAAHLQAWQTGNTGYPIVDAAMRQLNATGWMHNRLRMITASFLVKDLLIDWRKGEQYFMSQLIDGDLAANNGGWQWAASTGTDAAPYFRIFNPTTQGEKFDRDGEFIRRWVPELHEVPGKAIHDPWTWAEKVQVTLDYPRPIVDHKQARLATLAAYEAARKG, encoded by the coding sequence ATGACCACGCATCTGGTCTGGTTTCGGCGTGATTTGCGCCTGCATGACAATCTTGCTCTTGCGGCGGCGTGTCGGGATCGTTCAGCCCGGGTGCTGGTGCTATATATCTCCACCCCAGAACAATGGGCGGCGCATGATATGTCTGCGCGTCAGGCGGCGTTTATCAGCGTGCAGTTGAATGCGCTACATGCGGCGTTGGCAGAAAAAGGGATCCCGCTGCTGTTTCATGAAGTTGCCGATTTTGCTGCCAGCGTGGAGACAGTAAAACGTGTTTGCGCGCAGCATGACGTCAGCCGACTGTTTTATAACTATCAGTATGAAATCAATGAACGGCAGCGTGATGCAAGGGTCGAGAAGCAGTTGCCTGACGTCGTGTGCGAAGGCTTTGACGACAGTGTGATCTTACCCCCGGGCGCGGTTATGACCGGCAATCATGAAATGTATAAAGTCTTTACGCCGTTTAAAAATGCCTGGCTGAAGCGAATTAAAGACGGCATTCCGGAATGTGTTAGCGCGCCAATGGTGCGGGATAGTGGGGCGCTCACCGCGCCGTTAACGCCACTCACGCTGAATTATCCGCAGCAGGATTTTGATGCAGCACTTTTCCCGGCGCAAGAAAAACGGGCTATCGCGCAGTTACGCCAGTTTTGTCAGCAGGCCGCGAGTGACTATGAACAACAGCGTGATTACCCGGCCATTGAAGGCACCAGTCGCTTGTCTGCGAGTCTGGCCACGGGCGGGTTGTCGCCGCGTCAATGCCTGAACCGTCTGTTAGCCGAACAGCCGAAGGCGCTAGAGGGCGGTGCCGGGAGCGTATGGCTAAATGAACTTATCTGGCGTGAATTTTACCGACATTTAATGACCTGGTATCCGGCGCTGTGTCGGTATCAACCGTTTATTCGCTGGACTGACCGCGTGCAATGGCAGAACAACGCGGCGCATCTTCAGGCGTGGCAGACGGGAAATACGGGATACCCCATTGTTGATGCCGCGATGCGCCAGCTTAACGCTACCGGCTGGATGCATAACCGTTTACGCATGATCACCGCCAGCTTCCTGGTAAAAGATCTGCTGATTGACTGGCGTAAAGGGGAGCAGTACTTCATGTCGCAACTGATCGACGGCGACCTGGCGGCCAATAACGGTGGCTGGCAGTGGGCTGCGTCTACCGGAACCGATGCTGCACCGTATTTCCGCATTTTTAACCCTACAACTCAGGGGGAGAAATTCGACCGCGACGGTGAGTTTATCCGCCGGTGGGTTCCCGAGTTGCACGAGGTACCTGGTAAAGCAATCCACGACCCGTGGACGTGGGCAGAAAAAGTGCAGGTTACCCTCGATTATCCCCGTCCGATTGTAGATCATAAACAGGCCAGGCTAGCGACGCTGGCGGCCTACGAGGCGGCACGCAAGGGGTGA
- a CDS encoding DUF1722 domain-containing protein codes for MSKRIPVGIRTCVTAPAVGCSAREVCPFDDSTLVRIYALHELYKLRQRGLTRGALIDYHTRYKLILLAHSQPEYRELGPFVAAIHEWQSLEAFFNEYRLRLTHLLFNNATRRNHTNVLMHVQGYFRNQLDLHQRQELTSIIDSYRREAQSLLAPLMLIKHYMAEHPNTWLSGQRYFELWPAILDLRGKN; via the coding sequence ATGAGCAAGAGAATTCCTGTGGGTATCCGCACCTGTGTTACGGCACCTGCGGTTGGTTGTTCTGCCAGAGAAGTCTGCCCGTTCGACGACAGTACCCTGGTGCGTATTTATGCGTTGCATGAACTGTATAAGCTTCGCCAGCGGGGGCTAACGCGCGGAGCGTTGATTGACTATCACACCCGCTACAAACTGATCCTGCTGGCGCATTCCCAGCCAGAGTATCGTGAACTTGGCCCCTTCGTTGCGGCCATCCACGAATGGCAAAGTCTTGAGGCGTTTTTTAATGAGTACCGCTTACGACTGACGCATTTGCTGTTCAATAATGCAACCCGACGTAATCACACCAATGTCCTGATGCACGTTCAGGGTTATTTCCGCAATCAACTCGATCTGCATCAACGTCAGGAACTGACCTCGATAATCGATAGCTATCGACGTGAAGCGCAGTCACTGCTTGCACCGTTAATGCTCATCAAACACTATATGGCCGAGCACCCGAACACCTGGCTGTCCGGGCAACGTTATTTTGAACTCTGGCCGGCAATTCTGGATTTGCGCGGCAAAAATTAA
- a CDS encoding YbfA family protein, with product MDLYKEYPAHIVLLRRTFAVVAGVLALPVMLFWKDRARFYSYLHRVWSKTSDKPVWMDQAEKATCDFY from the coding sequence ATGGACTTGTATAAAGAATATCCAGCGCACATTGTCTTATTACGCCGTACTTTCGCCGTCGTGGCGGGCGTGCTGGCGCTGCCGGTCATGCTGTTCTGGAAAGACCGTGCCCGTTTTTACAGCTACCTGCACCGCGTCTGGTCGAAAACCAGTGATAAACCGGTGTGGATGGATCAGGCTGAAAAAGCGACCTGCGATTTCTATTAA
- the kdpF gene encoding K(+)-transporting ATPase subunit F, with product MSAGVITGIVLVFLLLGYLVYALIKAEAF from the coding sequence GTGAGTGCAGGCGTGATAACTGGCATTGTGCTGGTTTTTTTATTACTCGGTTATCTGGTGTATGCCCTGATTAAGGCGGAGGCGTTCTGA
- the kdpA gene encoding potassium-transporting ATPase subunit KdpA — MAAQGFLLIASFLLVLFVIARPLGAVLARLITNIPLPGVTGVERILWRGLGVSQHEMNWKQYLLAILMLNILGLLVLFSLLMAQNLLPLNPQQLPGLSWHLALNTAVSFVTNTNWQSYSGETTLSYFSQMAGLTVQNFLSAATGIAVIFALIRAFTRQSMNTLGNAWVDLVRITLWILLPLSLLIALFFIQQGALQNLLPYQSFTTLEGVKQLLPMGPVASQEAIKMLGTNGGGFFNANSSHPFENPTALTNMVQMLAVFCIPAALCFAFGDVVGDRRQGRTLLWAMSLIFVICVAIVMWAEVQGNPHLLAFGADSSLNMEGKESRFGVLVSSLFAVVTTAASCGAVIAMHDSFTALGGMVPMWLMQIGEVVFGGVGSGLYGMLLFVLLAVFIAGLMIGRTPEYLGKKIDVREMKMTALAILVTPALVLLGTAIAMMSDAGRSAMLNPGPHGFSEVLYAVSSAANNNGSAFAGLSANSPFWNCLLALCMFFGRFGVIIPVMAIAGSLVAKKSQPASQGTLPTHGPLFVGLLIGTVLLVGALTFIPALALGPVAEYLSLR; from the coding sequence ATGGCGGCACAAGGATTTTTACTCATCGCCAGTTTCTTACTGGTGTTATTTGTCATCGCCAGACCGCTGGGTGCCGTGCTGGCACGACTCATCACCAACATCCCCCTTCCGGGCGTAACCGGTGTTGAGCGTATTCTCTGGCGCGGGTTAGGCGTTTCACAACATGAGATGAACTGGAAACAGTACCTGCTGGCGATCCTGATGCTTAATATCCTGGGTCTGCTGGTGCTGTTTTCCCTGCTGATGGCGCAAAACTTGTTACCACTGAATCCTCAGCAGCTACCGGGGCTGTCATGGCATCTTGCGCTGAATACCGCCGTGAGCTTTGTCACCAATACCAACTGGCAGTCTTACAGTGGCGAAACCACCTTAAGCTACTTTAGCCAGATGGCTGGCTTAACCGTGCAGAACTTCCTGTCTGCGGCGACCGGTATTGCGGTGATTTTTGCCCTAATCCGCGCCTTTACGCGCCAGAGTATGAATACCCTGGGCAACGCGTGGGTGGATCTGGTGCGCATTACGCTGTGGATCCTGCTCCCTCTTTCTCTGCTTATCGCCCTGTTCTTTATTCAGCAAGGCGCGCTGCAAAACCTGCTGCCCTATCAGTCATTTACTACCCTTGAAGGCGTAAAACAGCTGTTACCAATGGGACCGGTTGCCTCACAAGAGGCCATTAAAATGCTCGGTACCAACGGCGGCGGCTTCTTTAATGCTAACTCATCGCATCCGTTTGAAAACCCAACCGCCTTGACCAATATGGTACAGATGTTGGCTGTCTTTTGCATTCCTGCCGCCCTGTGCTTTGCCTTTGGCGATGTCGTAGGCGATCGCCGTCAGGGACGCACCTTACTGTGGGCCATGTCGCTGATTTTTGTCATCTGCGTGGCGATTGTGATGTGGGCGGAAGTTCAAGGAAACCCGCATCTGCTGGCATTTGGCGCAGACAGCAGTCTCAATATGGAAGGGAAAGAGAGCCGCTTTGGCGTACTGGTCAGCAGTCTGTTCGCGGTCGTCACAACGGCGGCCTCCTGTGGGGCGGTCATCGCGATGCACGACTCCTTCACCGCACTGGGCGGGATGGTACCGATGTGGTTGATGCAGATTGGCGAAGTGGTGTTCGGCGGCGTGGGCTCCGGTTTGTACGGCATGCTGCTGTTCGTCCTGCTGGCGGTGTTTATCGCCGGACTGATGATCGGGCGCACGCCGGAATATCTGGGTAAGAAAATCGACGTGCGGGAAATGAAAATGACCGCGCTGGCGATTCTGGTGACGCCTGCGCTGGTGCTGCTCGGTACAGCGATAGCCATGATGAGCGACGCCGGACGCAGCGCCATGCTCAACCCCGGCCCGCATGGTTTCAGCGAAGTACTGTACGCCGTGTCATCTGCCGCCAACAACAACGGCAGCGCCTTTGCCGGGTTAAGCGCTAACAGCCCCTTCTGGAACTGCCTGCTGGCGTTGTGCATGTTCTTCGGCCGCTTTGGGGTCATTATTCCAGTGATGGCAATTGCCGGTTCGCTGGTGGCTAAAAAGAGCCAACCGGCAAGCCAGGGGACGCTCCCCACTCACGGCCCACTGTTTGTCGGGTTGTTGATCGGTACAGTGTTACTGGTTGGCGCCCTTACCTTTATTCCTGCACTGGCGCTTGGCCCGGTCGCAGAATACCTCTCTTTACGTTGA
- the kdpB gene encoding potassium-transporting ATPase subunit KdpB, whose product MSRKQLALFEPSLVAHALMDAVKKLSPHTQWRNPVMFIVWLGSLLTTLLTVAMATGHMTGNPLFTGAISLWLWVTVLFANFAEALAEGRSKAQANSLKGVKKTAFARKLREPKYGAEMDHVPAEELRKGDIVLVEAGDIIPCDGEVIEGGASVDESAITGESAPVIRESGGDFASVTGGTRILSDWLVIECSVNPGETFLDRMIAMVEGAQRRKTPNEIALTILLIALTIVFLLATATLWPFSAWGGSAVSVTVLVALLVCLIPTTIGGLLSAIGVAGMSRMLGANVIATSGRAVEAAGDVDVLLLDKTGTITLGNRQASDFIPAHGVNEKTLADAAQLSSLADETPEGRSIVILAKQRFNLRIRDVQSLHATFVPFTAQSRMSGINIDNRMIRKGSVDAIRRHVEANGGHFPADVEQKVENVARLGATPLVVVEGSRVLGVIALKDIVKGGIKERFAQLRKMGIKTVMITGDNRLTAAAIAAEAGVDDFLAEATPEAKLALIRQYQAEGRLVAMTGDGTNDAPALAQADVAVAMNSGTQAAKEAGNMVDLDSNPTKLIEVVHIGKQMLMTRGSLTTFSIANDVAKYFAIIPAAFAATYPQLNALNVMRLHSPDSAILSAVIFNALVIVFLIPLALKGVSYKPLSASAMLRRNLWIYGLGGLVVPFIGIKVIDLLLTLLGLV is encoded by the coding sequence ATGAGTCGCAAACAACTGGCACTGTTCGAACCGTCTCTGGTCGCACACGCGCTGATGGACGCAGTCAAAAAGTTAAGCCCACATACTCAGTGGCGCAACCCGGTGATGTTTATCGTCTGGCTGGGCAGCCTGCTGACAACCTTGTTAACCGTTGCAATGGCAACCGGGCACATGACAGGCAATCCCCTGTTTACCGGTGCGATAAGCCTCTGGCTGTGGGTCACCGTCCTTTTCGCCAATTTTGCCGAAGCGCTGGCGGAAGGACGCAGTAAAGCTCAGGCCAACAGCCTGAAAGGCGTTAAGAAGACAGCGTTTGCCCGTAAATTGCGTGAACCGAAATACGGTGCAGAAATGGATCATGTTCCCGCAGAGGAACTACGCAAAGGCGATATCGTACTGGTGGAAGCAGGCGATATTATTCCCTGCGACGGCGAGGTGATTGAAGGCGGCGCATCGGTGGACGAAAGCGCCATTACCGGGGAATCTGCGCCGGTTATCCGTGAGTCCGGCGGTGATTTTGCTTCCGTAACCGGCGGGACCCGCATTCTTTCCGACTGGCTGGTTATCGAATGCAGCGTGAACCCCGGTGAAACCTTCCTCGACCGGATGATCGCCATGGTTGAAGGCGCCCAGCGGCGTAAGACGCCCAACGAAATCGCGCTGACAATCCTGCTGATAGCCCTGACCATCGTCTTTTTACTGGCAACCGCCACCCTGTGGCCGTTCTCTGCCTGGGGCGGCAGTGCAGTTAGCGTCACGGTGCTGGTTGCCCTGCTGGTGTGCCTGATCCCGACAACTATTGGTGGGCTACTCTCGGCGATTGGCGTGGCCGGTATGAGCCGAATGCTCGGCGCGAACGTGATCGCCACCAGCGGGCGGGCGGTCGAAGCAGCAGGTGACGTCGACGTACTGTTGCTGGATAAAACCGGCACCATTACGCTGGGTAACCGTCAGGCATCAGATTTTATTCCCGCCCACGGTGTCAACGAAAAAACGCTGGCCGACGCGGCACAGCTTTCATCACTGGCGGATGAAACGCCGGAAGGTCGCAGCATCGTGATTCTGGCAAAACAGCGCTTTAATCTGCGCATACGCGATGTGCAATCGCTGCACGCCACGTTTGTGCCGTTCACCGCGCAAAGCCGGATGAGCGGCATTAACATCGACAACCGTATGATCCGTAAAGGCTCGGTCGACGCCATTCGTCGTCACGTTGAGGCCAACGGCGGACACTTCCCTGCAGATGTCGAACAGAAAGTGGAAAACGTTGCCCGTCTTGGCGCGACGCCGCTGGTGGTTGTCGAAGGTTCGCGCGTTCTGGGCGTCATTGCCCTGAAAGATATCGTCAAAGGCGGGATCAAAGAACGGTTTGCCCAGCTACGCAAAATGGGTATCAAAACGGTGATGATTACCGGCGATAACCGTCTGACTGCCGCCGCGATTGCAGCGGAGGCCGGGGTGGACGACTTTTTAGCCGAAGCCACACCGGAAGCTAAGCTGGCGCTGATTCGTCAGTACCAGGCGGAAGGCCGTCTGGTGGCAATGACCGGTGACGGCACGAACGACGCCCCCGCACTGGCGCAGGCAGACGTTGCGGTCGCCATGAACTCCGGGACACAGGCGGCTAAAGAAGCGGGCAACATGGTGGACCTTGATTCTAACCCCACCAAGCTTATCGAAGTGGTCCACATTGGCAAACAGATGCTGATGACGCGCGGTTCACTGACCACCTTCAGTATTGCCAACGACGTCGCCAAATATTTTGCCATTATTCCGGCGGCGTTTGCCGCCACCTATCCGCAGCTCAACGCGCTTAACGTGATGCGTCTGCATTCGCCGGATTCGGCAATCCTCAGCGCGGTTATCTTCAATGCGCTGGTGATTGTCTTTCTGATCCCACTGGCACTGAAAGGGGTGAGCTACAAACCGTTGTCCGCCTCCGCCATGTTACGCCGCAATCTGTGGATTTACGGCCTCGGCGGCCTGGTCGTGCCATTTATCGGCATTAAAGTGATTGATTTACTGCTGACCCTGCTGGGTCTGGTGTGA